One Ricinus communis isolate WT05 ecotype wild-type chromosome 1, ASM1957865v1, whole genome shotgun sequence DNA window includes the following coding sequences:
- the LOC125370098 gene encoding uncharacterized protein LOC125370098 isoform X2: MSIWQDGESIISYFGKLQKIWQQFDDIDDCTMECTIDITKFTAKVNAQRVYIFLAGLDSQLDGVRGRVLATRPLPNIQSVYAVVCAEANQQLAMIGGTLGEGAAMITRRTSSSKKDRKCTHCNGTGHTIETCFRLHGYPDWHPKSKKAPQASSNNQKENTNPKVNLATSYEFAAQSGPSHQVEDWQW, encoded by the exons ATGTCTATTTGGCAAGATGGTGAGTccattatttcttattttggaAAACTACAAAAGATTTGGCAGCAATTTGATGATATTGATGACTGTACTATGGAGTGTACAATTGATATCACCAAATTTACTGCAAAGGTAAATGCACAACgtgtgtatatttttttggcTGGATTGGATTCTCAATTGGATGGGGTAAGAGGCCGAGTACTTGCTACTAGACCCCTCCCAAATATCCAGAGTGTGTATGCTGTGGTTTGTGCTGAAGCTAATCAACAATTAGCCATGATTGGAGGGACACTTGGAGAAGGAGCTGCAATGATCACAAGAAGGACCTCCTCATCAAAAAAGGATCGTAAATGTACTCATTGTAATGGCACAGGTCACACAATAGAGACATGTTTTCGACTGCATGGGTATCCAGATTGGCACCCCAAAAGTAAGAAGGCACCTCAAGCATCCTCTAATAACCAAAAGGAGAACACCAACCCAAAGGTTAATCTAGCCACAAGTTATGAATTTGCTGCTCAATCAG GACCTTCACATCAAGTTGAAGATTGGCAGTGGTAG
- the LOC125370097 gene encoding pentatricopeptide repeat-containing protein At4g11690: MQQQTLVLVSKMAKSPPLKALSLFNSSINQGINPTHQSVFFIVHYLLKFNLKSEVQSLLLQILSNRISSPFFTVSSLLENLTEPISIPCPKISSLIYESIISVYIQSGSIELAVLYFNQMVDKGLVFEPNIFNTLLDSLVKSKCFEKLWFVFNEVKGKIELDVYTYGIMIKGCCEAGVFYKGFELLTDLEKMGLSPNVVIYTTLIDGCCKNGDVRRAKLLFNKMGEVNLVANQYTYTVLINGFFKKGLRKDGFELFEKMQLDGVFPNLYTYNCMINEFCNEGKLHKAYELFDEMCKRGVVSNVVTYNTLISGLCRKTRIWEAEKLVDQMKRAGISPNLVTYNTLIHGFCSVQKLEKALSLFEQLKSNGLSPSLFTYNILIEGYSNGGNWVDVTDLVREMEERGISPSKVTYTILTNAHVRLGDMEKAFHFYSSMEKVGLVPDVHIYGVLLHGLCVKGNMKEASKLFRSMAEMKLEPNEVVYNTMINGYCKEGNSFRALRFLKEMEDKRLVPNVASYSSTIGILCKDGKWQEAEILLNKMRGSGLEPSVSIYNIISKAKYSKELLT; the protein is encoded by the coding sequence atgcagcAACAAACTCTCGTTCTCGTTTCGAAAATGGCGAAGAGCCCTCCTCTCAAAGCTCTCTCACTCTTCAATTCCTCAATTAATCAAGGCATTAACCCGACTCACCAGTctgttttctttattgttcACTACCTCCTGAAGTTCAACTTGAAATCTGAAGTCCAATCTCTCCTTCTCCAAATTCTCTCTAATCGAATCTCCTCTCCATTCTTCACTGTTTCATCTCTTCTCGAAAATCTAACAGAACCTATTTCGATCCCATGCCCAAAAATCAGTTCCcttatttatgaatcaattATCAGTGTTTATATTCAATCTGGGTCGATAGAGCTAGCTGTGCTTTACTTTAATCAAATGGTTGATAAAGGCCTTGTTTTCGAAcccaatatttttaatacccTTTTGGATTCTTTAGTTAAATCAAAATGTTTTGAGAAGTTATGGTTCGTTTTTAATGAGGTAAAGGGTAAGATTGAATTGGATGTGTATACTTATGGAATAATGATAAAGGGCTGTTGTGAGGCTGGTGTTTTTTATAAAGGTTTTGAGCTATTGACTGACTTAGAGAAAATGGGTTTGTCTCCTAATGTTGTTATTTATACTACTTTAATTGATGGGTGTTGTAAGAATGGTGATGTTAGGAGAGCAAAACTCTTGTTCAATAAAATGGGAGAGGTGAATTTGGTTGCTAATCAATATACTTATACGGTTTTGATTAATGGGTTCTTTAAAAAGGGACTTAGAAAAGATGGGTTTGAGTTGTTTGAGAAGATGCAGCTTGATGGGGTCTTTCCTAATTTATATACTTACAATTGTATGATCAATGAGTTTTGCAATGAAGGGAAACTGCATAAAGCTTATGAATTGTTTGACGAAATGTGTAAGAGAGGTGTGGTATCTAATGTTGTTACTTATAATACTTTGATTAGTGGGTTGTGTAGAAAGACAAGGATTTGGGAGGCTGAGAAGTTGGTGGATCAAATGAAGAGAGCTGGTATTAGTCcaaatttagttacatatAATACTCTAATACATGGGTTTTGTAGTGTACAGAAGTTGGAAAAGGCTTTAAGTTTGTTTGAACAATTAAAGTCAAATGGTTTATCTCCATCTTTGTttacttataatattttgattgaaGGATATTCCAACGGAGGAAACTGGGTGGATGTCACTGATTTAGTGAGGGAGATGGAGGAGAGAGGCATTTCTCCTTCTAAAGTGACATATACGATCTTAACTAACGCACATGTTCGGCTTGGAGACATGGAGAAagcatttcatttttattcttctatGGAGAAAGTTGGCTTAGTTCCTGATGTCCACATCTATGGCGTGTTATTACATGGCTTGTGTGTGAAAGGTAACATGAAAGAAGCATCAAAACTCTTTAGATCAATGGCTGAAATGAAGTTGGAACCTAATGAAGTTGTATACAATACAATGATTAATGGTTACTGCAAAGAAGGCAACTCCTTTAGGGCCTTGAGGTTTCTCAAAGAAATGGAGGACAAGAGATTGGTTCCAAATGTGGCTAGTTATAGTTCTACCATTGGAATTTTGTGCAAGGATGGTAAGTGGCAAGAAGCTGAGATCTTACTAAACAAAATGAGAGGGTCGGGATTGGAACCATCAGTTTCAATCTATAACATAATCTCGAAAGCTAAATACAGTAAAGAATTGTTGACTTGA
- the LOC125370098 gene encoding uncharacterized protein LOC125370098 isoform X1 — MSIWQDGESIISYFGKLQKIWQQFDDIDDCTMECTIDITKFTAKVNAQRVYIFLAGLDSQLDGVRGRVLATRPLPNIQSVYAVVCAEANQQLAMIGGTLGEGAAMITRRTSSSKKDRKCTHCNGTGHTIETCFRLHGYPDWHPKSKKAPQASSNNQKENTNPKVNLATSYEFAAQSGTSLTSNSDWIIDSGATNHMTCDRHKFSQLSSNCSMSAVINANGVSSPIVSIGPSHQVEDWQW; from the exons ATGTCTATTTGGCAAGATGGTGAGTccattatttcttattttggaAAACTACAAAAGATTTGGCAGCAATTTGATGATATTGATGACTGTACTATGGAGTGTACAATTGATATCACCAAATTTACTGCAAAGGTAAATGCACAACgtgtgtatatttttttggcTGGATTGGATTCTCAATTGGATGGGGTAAGAGGCCGAGTACTTGCTACTAGACCCCTCCCAAATATCCAGAGTGTGTATGCTGTGGTTTGTGCTGAAGCTAATCAACAATTAGCCATGATTGGAGGGACACTTGGAGAAGGAGCTGCAATGATCACAAGAAGGACCTCCTCATCAAAAAAGGATCGTAAATGTACTCATTGTAATGGCACAGGTCACACAATAGAGACATGTTTTCGACTGCATGGGTATCCAGATTGGCACCCCAAAAGTAAGAAGGCACCTCAAGCATCCTCTAATAACCAAAAGGAGAACACCAACCCAAAGGTTAATCTAGCCACAAGTTATGAATTTGCTGCTCAATCAGGTACATCCCTTACTAGTAATAGTGATTGGATAATTGATTCAGGTGCAACAAATCATATGACTTGTGATAGACACAAATTCAGTCAGCTATCCTCTAATTGCTCTATGAGTGCTGTTATTAATGCTAATGGAGTTTCTTCACCAATTGTTAGTATTG GACCTTCACATCAAGTTGAAGATTGGCAGTGGTAG